ATTCACGCAGCTGCAGCACACAACAAATTTATATCATGACAACCTCAAACTAATTTGTTAGTCACACGTGCTGACAGGATGGATCTAGGAACATATATAAACCTCATCATGGCTTATCTTCGTGAACCCAAACCGCTCTGTCCAGATAGACTCTGCTTCCTCAGCAGCTGGTAGCACAAAATGTTTCACCTTCAAAGATGCCAACATTCGTTCTATGCAGGCGAAAAGCGCTTGGAAATATCCCTGCTCAAttcagagaagaagaaagaaagatcaATACTACTACAACTCAGTTCGTGTCTGAATAAACCAGCACAACTTTGTCACAAGGGAAGTTCTAACTGTGTAGTTACATTCAAATAAATGGCCCTCATTCACAAGAACTTAAACATCCACCATCATTTCTCTACCAAAACATCATCCATTTCAGTTTTTGTCCCATATTTTTCAAGGGCTATAGCATCTACAACACTTATTAAGGCAATGGACTTTATCTTGTTATGGATTGTCCTGTTATCCGTCGGAGGTGAGGTTAGATGGCAACGACTTTGTGGTAATGCTGTGCAACAGAGGTGGAAGATGGCGAGGACGTCAGGCTTGATCCCGATCGTCAGGAGACTCTGATCAGCCATAGAGCGTAACTCATGCCCAGGCACCAGGTAACATTGAACTAACGATCCTACATGGATATTCAACCAATAGAGACATACTAGGACCCGATAGATGCTAGGACACGTAATAGACCTACTAGATTAACTGACTAACAACGCATAACTTACTTTCAGATATGACGTGCTGGTGGGTTGTTGCCGCTGCATGCATCAAAGAAATCAACTGACTTATTCTACGCTATATCTACTAACTTAATCAAAGACATGCGGTGCTGGAGCAACTATGCATTGCACAGATGCATGACCTGTGCACCCTCaaatttttctctctttttgtcCCAACTACtgcataaatacataatttaacATTTACTCACAATACATCAGATATCTCACACATACATGGATAGGAACTTACCAAGCCTTGGCTATCTCTACTTGTAGCAACCAATGGCAGCTCAGCAATTTCACCACTGATGATGCGAAAAAGACCCGCAGAAACTACGGCGTTGCTGCatcaacaaaatcaaaattaCAGTTGTACAACTAAAACCAATTGGTTCAGACATTTCATTTTCAGGGAGAAACAATCTAAGACAAATGTTTACCCCACAGTTAATACAGCACAATACATTCCTGTGTAATCTTGATCCCTTACACTCCTCCTGGAAATAGAAGCATATGTTATTGTCCAATTTTGACTTGTGTACGATACAAATATACCAGGTAGACATTCGTCCATCATACCCATAAACCATGGCTGGAATGAGGTCTCGCCCAGTTGTAATCTGGATAATGGGATCAAATGATTCCTGCAGAAAGTGCAGACAGTTggttttgtaaaaaaaagaaGCACATAGCTTATTTACATGCTTAAAAtctgatatatatgtatatatagatatgCTAAGCAGAATTTGTCGTCATTGTTTCCCCTGAACTTCAATTTTGTCAGTTAGTAAACCAGATATGCTTTCATTCTGGCAAGTTTTTCTTATTGATTAATAGCTTAAAACGGCAGGTTTGCAAGGTAGTGCATGAAATGGAAAAAGTGTGAAACAGCATATGCACTATATGTTGTGCCTCCTCTATCAAAAAATACACGCCATACAATCCTATATGATGATAACCTTCTTTTCTTAAGCTACTATACATTTGCAACATCCTAGTCATAGGTTATAGCAAATTCAAAAAGTGAGTAGATAACCATAGGGCAACTGTTTTCGCAATTACTTATTATCCAGTATGAGGCGACACAAACTCACATGGAAAATCGCAACAGCTTTGGAGAGAACCAATTTACTATCTGCTGAACACTTGTCCTTCAAAACTCTCCATCTAATATCAAGGCCACCATCCTCATTTAAACCTTTCTTTTCATGCTTCTTCTTTATAAGATCTACATCCACGACAGGAACAGGTTGTGATCCACGGCTAAGTAAGTCGTGTAGTGTCTGGTTAATCCTCAAACAGTCGGTGGAACAATACCATGCTCCCTCGGGCAATGCCTGCAGAAGTCAATCGTTAATACAACGCCTAGTTTCCGCTACAAATTCTTCCAGATGTCTCAAGCTAGGAAAATCACCGTCAAATCAGCCATGTTATGTTCCTTCAGGCAACCAACATGATATTCTCTCCCACACTGGGCAAAGAAATAACATAAGATTAGCTAATATTACGAAACCTAATTGACACCACTGCCATTAAACCAAGAAAAAAACAGCGCGACTTAATAACAACATGATGACACAATGTACATAAATTATGAAAGGGCAATACTATCGGCATTCGCACTGGTAAACTATGGACTACATGACTGCCAAACATACTTGGTCACAGAGCAGTACAGTCCGGGTACTGAATTTCTTTTTGCTGAAATCGTGGAGCCtgccaaaaaaattcaaacgtACAATCTCCATGGGTTATAAATATGAAAGAAAAGACTCTTGAATGAAAGCATATATAAATAACAAAGCTGTATCCTGAATTCAATGAAAACATTCCAAAACTTTCTTTCTGATAAGAGGGTATGATACAACTTTCACAAACCAGTAGTAAATAACACTGGTCCCTGAACCCTGGACCAGATGTTACGACACTTGGCATTCAACACAAAAAAAATCCGAATTTTTCTTTCTGATAGAGGTAACAATGATATCACTTTTCAGACCAGTAAACACTTACGCAAAGCCGATAACAGCCACGCAATTACAGAAAATTATGAACAAATACTAAACAGAATTACTTAGGGTAATAAGACAGCGGGTAAATTAATGAAATTaagatcaatgccaaaataATCAATGAGTTGGTAAGAAGTGAGGAGATCAAACATTCAGGCATTGAGCTTCCTTAGCTCAACCAGTCTATGCTCTACAACAACAAACACTATTTGATGTGAAGTTTGTCAAATTTCCTCTGTTCGCCAAATATTCTTAATTGGGTAGATTGGCAGTACATATATTGCatgaaaagaataaaagaaaagcaATCCAGGGTGAATATACATGTGCCATGGATGAACTCTCAACACTTACTTGCACAGTGCACATCCACCAAATCCAGTCTCAGGTGTTGTAGCAATACGTATGGACCGCATAAATATTTGTTCCAAGGGATCAACTCCTTCAATCCTCCCAGCAGCTATCGCATTGTTGTTATATGCCAAACAACTTTCCCTCTGTTGCCTATTCTCACAATATCGGCAACACCAAGTTCCCTTCGGGATAGCAGACAAACTAACACATTCTGCAAGAGATAAAATAAGGAGGGCATACAGTGTAACAGTAATAAGAATCCAGCAATGCGTCTTGTTCAAAGGGGTTCACCAAAAGGGATATATGTCCTGATAAATACCAGACATTAGGAATAAAGAACTGCAACAATGGCAGTAAGAAACAGTTGAACACGAGCATCAAAATGCAGCATCATTATTTAAAGAAAAAGTAAATACAACAGGATCCCCATGTAGATTGTAGACTCAAAATTAGACATAGTTTTGCAATTCAATTTAGATATCACTCAGAAGAAAGACATCCTGACAAACATCAGTAAAATCGTTATAAACATTAAATTCAGCCATTCCACTAGCAATTATACCTGGATAGCCACATATCCTGAAAGAATGAAAGCCACATATCCTAAAAGAGTGAAAGGTAGCTTAATTGAGCAATGAGCACAGAGGCAACAGCTCCTATTGGCTAGGCATAATGTCATTACCTCTGTGAAAAGCTCTTGGACAGGCATCACAAAGGAGAAGCTGCCCACCATCTGAACAGATGCTACACAAGTCATCACTTTGTCTGTTTGACATATTTTGACCTTTCGAAAGTGAAATCGACAGTTCATGCAGTGAAACACCATTCGACATATATATGTTGTGGTAACTACAATAGTGTTAGTGACAGCGATCAGAGTTTGAATAGTACTCTTAACAAAGATAAGTTGCAAGTATAAACTCACGGTTTGCGTCGAGCAGCTCGACCAGCATGAGCTTCAAACTGTGAAGGACTAACCTGTTCATTGAGTATAACGAATTCAAGATTAAGACTAGGCCGACTAATCAATTGAGTTGTGTTACATTCCATTGAATTTCTACATGTATATAATAAAGGATGCCACAATTTACCACTGTGTTGCAGCAATGACAGTAGATCCCAAGCTCCTTTATATATCCATCCAGTAACCTCTAGAAAGTTGTCACTGCCAGTGTTaatgacaaaagaagaacatTTGTACAGGCTGAAGCGAGAAATTGAGTAATGACAACAAGAAAATGACCTTTCCACCAACATAGTAGCCGACATCAGTGCCCTCTGGTAAAACACCACTCATGAAAACCACCTTGTGCAATCCCTTATCCCTTTTTTGTCATAAAACAGCAAAAAGGGGATCAATGAGATGTGAGAAACTCGAGGGAAAAAGGATGCTTATCATACCAACAGCACCTACTTTCTTGTAAGCCTTCCTGCACTCGCAGTCTTTGCTCCTGAGGATGCATTCTTACATCCCTTAGCAGATGAAGTCGAACTTCGACCATTTTTTGATGACCTAAATAACAGTAGGGCAGCAAGCAAGCAATGGTTTGTAACTCTAAATGAAAACTTTCTGCGACAAGCAAAACTGGAACAACCACATGTATATTACAACGATTACCTGGTACTATTCTTAGCTTCCTTGGACTTGGGACATGAATCACATAGCAGAGCAAATTTCCCACTTCGGAGAGTGCTGAACGAACCTGAAAGATTAAATATTCATCAAAATTATAGCACTAAATGAAACCGAGCATGGTGGGGATGAGAAGAGAAACAACCCACTTTTGCAGGTTTGGCATCGGAACGTCTTCTTCTGAGGTGCTGGGCCTATCACCTTCTGTATTGCTGACTCCAACATATCTAAGGTAGCATTTGCGCATGCCCTCAATACATCATGCAGATTGTTTCCATTCTCCAGGAAAATGTAATCGGAAGGATGCTTTTTGGTACTCCCAGCATGCACCTCAAAATAGTAAGGTGAAATAACCTGCAACTTATGGCGCATTGATTGGACTCGGGATAGCAAGCTGGTGATTTTGCAGACGAGGAGAGAACTTACTTTTTGGCCTTTGCATGAAGAACAAGAGCAGAGTATGCCGATACGTTTAATAACTCCGCGGAGTACTGCTCGCTGaaataagaccagaaacacatcCCTGGTCAAAATTACAGCAACCATGAAACTGAATACGAAAATCAAGATGGAAGATGCAACTGGGCTGGGGGATGTGAAATCTTGTCATACAGAACATTAGATAAAGGAATGCTACCTCGCATTTTCTTACATTCATCATAAGGTGACATGGGGACCAGGGAAATCTTGTCATACAGAATATTAGATAAAGGAATGCTACCTCACATTTTCTTACATTCATCATAAGGTGACATGGGGACCAGGGAAATCTTTTTGTAAGCGAAACATATTACTGCACTGACACTGTATTAATGGAATAGCTCTTGTCTAAGGGCAGAGTTGTACATGACTCAATTATTTATTTGATACCCGCATCAACAGTTTAGTATTGTCTACAATTCCATTACGGACTAATGAAACCCTTTTATCCTTTGCTTGCAGGGTCTCATAGGAATAGTATGCATTAGATGAACAGattaatctctactatataaaacacgagttgttCCAGCGTCATCTCTTCCCCTactctcctctcatctaataaaaacccctaaaattcgaataatttacccacttttGCCATCCACCCTCGTACTCAAGCCTCCCCACCTTGTTACCGGCTATGGATATGGGACCCGTTTTACTAATGAAagtaaataaagaaattaggagggaaattagcggataatcttcTCCTCCTTTTCCGGATCTTATTTGAAATTAAACTACAGCATCGCTCCCGACGTATTTATGCTTGATGTTACCGCGTCTAATATTTGTTTTTTCGTTGCAACGGACACTTAGCTAGTAAATGTTAAATAGAAAGAGCATGAGGTACGTACCTTGCCTTTCCTCATGATGTACTTGACTGGCTGGCCGTCGAGCAGGCCAGTGGCGAGCAGCTCCCTGAGGTTGGTGGGGATCTTGTTTACATTTTTTGGGGAGATGCCCATGTTgctgttggtgttgttgtttgGTGAAGgtgaggctgaggaggaggaatTGGTGGCTGTGGTGGTACCTGAGAGGTCGTTGTCGTCATGTTTATCCTTGAGCAAGAGTGATCTGGTGAAGCGCCTCCCAGTTGCTGGGCCGGGCTTGTCGTCCTCGTCTTGCTCCTCTGGTTCCGCGGCATtgacaggaggaggaggaggagttggaGCAGAGGGGGTGAGAGGAGTTGGAGGATGCTTGAGGAGGAGCATGGAGCGCGTGATCCGCCTGGGCGGCGATTCCGGCGGGATGAGGACATCCTCCGTGTGGTGCGGGGAATCCTTACTGGGTGGGGTGGAAAGCGAAAGGTCGGGGCGATGGGTGGGCGCAGCAGCCATCAAGGCGAGCACGGGGCTGGgctccacggcggcggcggggggatCTGGTGGCTCGTCGTCCTGTTCCagttggtgttggtgttggggAGGGGGAGGATCCGGTGGGCGCGGGCGCTTGGGCTTGGgggttgaggaggaggaggcaaactgctggtggtggtggtgcttggAAGACCTAGAGGAGGATGGgttggaagaggaggaagacgaaAGGGGGTTGCGGGATGCACGGCGGGTGCGGCCGAGGAGCGGGGTGGAGGAAGCAAGGGCGGCCTGGGAGGCGATGGCGAAGGCGAATTCGCGCTTGAGGCCGGCGCGCAGCACGAAGGAGTCGGCCGCGCTCTCCTCGTCCATGGCgtttcccttcccttcccttccctatGCCGTCATCTTGATTTGGAATCAGAATTCCCTTGTTCCCCCTGGTGAAGACGAAGAATCGGATCGGGGCAGCTAGGTTTGGAtgaatggaatggaatggagTTTGGAGTTTGGAGTTTGGAGtttggaggaggtggtggacggAATTCCACTCAGCTCAGCtcaaaacaacagaacgcaacgCAACGGGGAACCTGTCGTGGCGTGGGAGGGACCCACACGTCAGCccttctccccctttcttcctccGGTCCGGTCCCAATGGCCTCCCTCCATTCTTGTCTCTCTCGCTCTCGGTGACGGTGAAGCCTCCTCAGGCCTCAAGGGGGCCTCGCCTCCTTCCCCGTCCTCTATTCACTCGCGCTTCCTCAATCTCTCCTCAGACCCCTGCAGTCTCACCAATTAATCAGACAAGGAAGGACCGACGCAGAATAAGATATGGGACTGCTTCCTGCCATTTTACACGCAAAATCCCATCAGCTACACACTGCTCCAATAAGATTTGCATCCCATACCTACCCGGCTCGCTGTGGTGTGGTCCTGCGACCCCCATAGTGCCCATCGCCGGCGAGTTCACATGTGGGCTTGCAGCCATAGCCGCCTCCGCTCCGCTCTGTACATATACTAGTGGACTCgggaagaagaagcagcagcatgCAAGCTGTTTTGCCATTTGCTTAACTTAAACACACACTGGAATTAGTTTAAGTCCAGCCTGACACTTACATCCTGGGCCCACACATTTGGAGAATTGCTAGATGCACCATGGTACTGTACACACAAATGAAATATAAAGGCTTTCCAATACAAGTAAAATTCTGGAAAACTTTATAAAAGGCTAGGGACACATCCCAGTGAACTTGACACCTTTTTTTCACATGTTTTAcagcaaaaaaatatttcaaaaataaaataaatgtaGGAAACCCTAGTTATCGCCTTCTCATTTTGTTTTCTGACAAACTTTGAATACATGTAGTTTTATCATATGACCTCCAAGCGAGTCGATTCCCTttgcaaaattcatctaaaatcattCTATTTCACTTTATGCAGAAATATTTGGTTTTTGTTTCTATGGATTTTCTTGGATAGCTTTATTTGGTTCTTTCAATGTTTATTGATCGAGAATTTGATGTGTACATGAGTGAATCATCAAGAACTATGACAAGAAGCTCCAAAGTGCTACAGAAGCAAGGCAAGCACCCCTTGACCATTTCGAACCTAGTCTTCAAAATTGTTTTATTGCATGGTTTAGGAAATTACATTATGCATGCGTTTATCGGGAAGGGATAGTTAATACCTACTTTTAGTCGTGTTTACTTTCCTTGCAATTGATATCCATGTTCTTGAAACCCTAGGATATGGTTAGACATAATAGTAAGGTCAATTGGGTAGAAACAATATATGTCGGTAGAATTTGCTTAGCTCGCAAGTCACCGTAAGTGTATAAGTGTCATATCAATACTTGATCGTGAAATGGTAAATGCTAAGGTTGTTAAGGAGGTCATTGTTTGTTAGGTAGGTTGTATGTCGAATGTCGGCATATTTAGGTCATGAAACTCGTGGAGGTGAGTGTTGTCTCACAGTTGTTTAGGTGGAGACCTGTCGAGCTGCATAAGGACCAGTACCTTGTGTCTTCAATTGAGGATCAATGTATAATCATAGGTGTTGGTATGGGACAACCATAGCCA
The sequence above is drawn from the Phragmites australis chromosome 10, lpPhrAust1.1, whole genome shotgun sequence genome and encodes:
- the LOC133931156 gene encoding uncharacterized protein LOC133931156 isoform X1, whose translation is MDEESAADSFVLRAGLKREFAFAIASQAALASSTPLLGRTRRASRNPLSSSSSSNPSSSRSSKHHHHQQFASSSSTPKPKRPRPPDPPPPQHQHQLEQDDEPPDPPAAAVEPSPVLALMAAAPTHRPDLSLSTPPSKDSPHHTEDVLIPPESPPRRITRSMLLLKHPPTPLTPSAPTPPPPPVNAAEPEEQDEDDKPGPATGRRFTRSLLLKDKHDDNDLSGTTTATNSSSSASPSPNNNTNSNMGISPKNVNKIPTNLRELLATGLLDGQPVKYIMRKGKRAVLRGVIKRIGILCSCSSCKGQKVISPYYFEVHAGSTKKHPSDYIFLENGNNLHDVLRACANATLDMLESAIQKVIGPAPQKKTFRCQTCKSSFSTLRSGKFALLCDSCPKSKEAKNSTRSSKNGRSSTSSAKGCKNASSGAKTASAGRLTRKDKGLHKVVFMSGVLPEGTDVGYYVGGKRLLDGYIKELGIYCHCCNTVVSPSQFEAHAGRAARRKPYHNIYMSNGVSLHELSISLSKGQNMSNRQSDDLCSICSDGGQLLLCDACPRAFHRECVSLSAIPKGTWCCRYCENRQQRESCLAYNNNAIAAGRIEGVDPLEQIFMRSIRIATTPETGFGGCALCKLHDFSKKKFSTRTVLLCDQCGREYHVGCLKEHNMADLTALPEGAWYCSTDCLRINQTLHDLLSRGSQPVPVVDVDLIKKKHEKKGLNEDGGLDIRWRVLKDKCSADSKLVLSKAVAIFHESFDPIIQITTGRDLIPAMVYGRSVRDQDYTGMYCAVLTVGNAVVSAGLFRIISGEIAELPLVATSRDSQGLGYFQALFACIERMLASLKVKHFVLPAAEEAESIWTERFGFTKISHDELREYLKGGQTTLFQGTSTLHKLVPEREC
- the LOC133931156 gene encoding uncharacterized protein LOC133931156 isoform X2 — encoded protein: MDEESAADSFVLRAGLKREFAFAIASQAALASSTPLLGRTRRASRNPLSSSSSSNPSSSRSSKHHHHQQFASSSSTPKPKRPRPPDPPPPQHQHQLEQDDEPPDPPAAAVEPSPVLALMAAAPTHRPDLSLSTPPSKDSPHHTEDVLIPPESPPRRITRSMLLLKHPPTPLTPSAPTPPPPPVNAAEPEEQDEDDKPGPATGRRFTRSLLLKDKHDDNDLSGTTTATNSSSSASPSPNNNTNSNMGISPKNVNKIPTNLRELLATGLLDGQPVKYIMRKGKRAVLRGVIKRIGILCSCSSCKGQKVHAGSTKKHPSDYIFLENGNNLHDVLRACANATLDMLESAIQKVIGPAPQKKTFRCQTCKSSFSTLRSGKFALLCDSCPKSKEAKNSTRSSKNGRSSTSSAKGCKNASSGAKTASAGRLTRKDKGLHKVVFMSGVLPEGTDVGYYVGGKRLLDGYIKELGIYCHCCNTVVSPSQFEAHAGRAARRKPYHNIYMSNGVSLHELSISLSKGQNMSNRQSDDLCSICSDGGQLLLCDACPRAFHRECVSLSAIPKGTWCCRYCENRQQRESCLAYNNNAIAAGRIEGVDPLEQIFMRSIRIATTPETGFGGCALCKLHDFSKKKFSTRTVLLCDQCGREYHVGCLKEHNMADLTALPEGAWYCSTDCLRINQTLHDLLSRGSQPVPVVDVDLIKKKHEKKGLNEDGGLDIRWRVLKDKCSADSKLVLSKAVAIFHESFDPIIQITTGRDLIPAMVYGRSVRDQDYTGMYCAVLTVGNAVVSAGLFRIISGEIAELPLVATSRDSQGLGYFQALFACIERMLASLKVKHFVLPAAEEAESIWTERFGFTKISHDELREYLKGGQTTLFQGTSTLHKLVPEREC